In the Styela clava chromosome 8, kaStyClav1.hap1.2, whole genome shotgun sequence genome, one interval contains:
- the LOC120346214 gene encoding cytochrome P450 2E1-like isoform X1, whose translation MSETTEFRNMPGPWGWPLFGSALQLKPFAEKTLLNWANQHYGNIFRYKIFNQDWVVLNGYDAIKEGLLTNKSEMSGRITGPLFEAIRDNRGLFFIQYGDSWKKWKPFVVKSVASVMSYKFLSEDLKDFIENGESVALGDYLQYRMDQVAFLSCMNKEFPSNRRMELQKLVSDINAPRFKSKFPILFFTPSLSYFPPFSWFLADESASRSKLVKRIIALIEEHRLEKQSHMKDLTCSFFEENPEPDQYDLESLALIFMDMISAGSIPVSNQLMWVIIFLLKHRDMMEEVQQELEEGMKGYGSIWDLYKCQEKVPLLKAVIQEAMRLRPIAPGALFHKTISDTVVGGYKIPKGVVIYPNLWSVHHDPKYWGPDVEAFRPDRHLDKNGKFVKSDHVIPFSIGDRKCAGKLIAEADIFVFLATIVLRYDVSLDPAYEDVDMSGISSSILKPPDYKVILARRQTKQKL comes from the exons ATGTCAGAAACGACTGAATTCAGAAATATGCCTGGGCCATGGGGATGGCCATTGTTTGGATCTGCTCTACAGCTTAAACCGTTTGCTGAAAAAACTTTGCTGAATTGGGCAAATCAAcattatggaaatatttttcgaTACAAAATATTCAACCAAGATTGGGTTGTTCTGAATGG GTACGATGCAATAAAAGAAGGATTGTTAACAAATAAAAGTGAGATGTCTGGTCGTATTACCGGTCCATTATTCGAAGCCATACGAGATAATCGAGGACTATTCTTCATTCAGTATGGAGATTCATGGAAAAAGTGGAAACCATTTGTGGTCAAATCGGTAGCATCAGTAATGTCAT ATAAATTTCTGTCTGAAGATTTAAAAGATTTTATTGAGAACGGAGAGTCTGTTGCATTGGGAGATTACTTACAGTATCGTATGGACCAGGTTGCTTTTCTT AGTTGTATGAACAAAGAATTTCCGTCGAATAGGAGAATGGAATTGCAAAAGCTTGTGTCCGACATAAACGCACCACGATTTAAAAGCAAATTCCCTATATTATTCTTCACACCGTCACTGTCGTATTTCCCCCCATTTTCATG GTTTTTGGCTGATGAAAGCGCCAGCCGATCAAAATTGGTAAAGAGGATAATTGCTCTGATAGAAGAACATCGACTAGAGAAACAGTCTCACATGAAAGACTTGACTTGTTCTTTTTTCGAAG AAAACCCTGAACCCGATCAATACGATTTGGAATCACTTGCTCTCATCTTTATGGACATGATATCAGCCGGTTCAATACCCGTATCAAACCAGTTGATGTGGGTCATTATATTTCTTTTGAAACATCGAGATATGATGGAAGAAGTTCAACAAGAACTTGAAGAAGGCATGAAAGGTTATGGGT CTATATGGGATCTTTACAAATGTCAGGAAAAAGTACCATTATTGAAAGCAGTTATACAGGAAGCTATGAGGTTGCGTCCAATAGCACCAGGCGCTCTGTTCCACAAAACCATTTCTGATACTGTAGTTGGTGGATACAAGATACCAAAAGGTGTTGTCATTTATCCAAATTTGTGGAGTGTTCATCACGACCCAAAGTACTGGGGGCCGGACGTCGAAGCTTTTCGGCCAGACAGGCATTTGGATAAGAACGGGAAATTTGTGAAATCGGATCACGTGATTCCATTCTCAATTGGAGACCGTAAATGCGCGGGAAAACTAATTGCTGAAGCTGATATCTTTGTCTTTTTAGCTACAATTGTACTACG GTATGATGTGTCGTTAGACCCGGCGTATGAAGATGTAGACATGTCTGGCATATCATCATCTATACTGAAGCCTCCCGATTACAAAGTTATTCTCGCTCGTCGTCAAACGAAACAAAAGCTCTGA
- the LOC120346214 gene encoding cytochrome P450 2C30-like isoform X2 translates to MSETTEFRNMPGPWGWPLFGSALQLKPFAEKTLLNWANQHYGNIFRYKIFNQDWVVLNGYDAIKEGLLTNKSEMSGRITGPLFEAIRDNRGLFFIQYGDSWKKWKPFVVKSVASVMSYLKDFIENGESVALGDYLQYRMDQVAFLSCMNKEFPSNRRMELQKLVSDINAPRFKSKFPILFFTPSLSYFPPFSWFLADESASRSKLVKRIIALIEEHRLEKQSHMKDLTCSFFEENPEPDQYDLESLALIFMDMISAGSIPVSNQLMWVIIFLLKHRDMMEEVQQELEEGMKGYGSIWDLYKCQEKVPLLKAVIQEAMRLRPIAPGALFHKTISDTVVGGYKIPKGVVIYPNLWSVHHDPKYWGPDVEAFRPDRHLDKNGKFVKSDHVIPFSIGDRKCAGKLIAEADIFVFLATIVLRYDVSLDPAYEDVDMSGISSSILKPPDYKVILARRQTKQKL, encoded by the exons ATGTCAGAAACGACTGAATTCAGAAATATGCCTGGGCCATGGGGATGGCCATTGTTTGGATCTGCTCTACAGCTTAAACCGTTTGCTGAAAAAACTTTGCTGAATTGGGCAAATCAAcattatggaaatatttttcgaTACAAAATATTCAACCAAGATTGGGTTGTTCTGAATGG GTACGATGCAATAAAAGAAGGATTGTTAACAAATAAAAGTGAGATGTCTGGTCGTATTACCGGTCCATTATTCGAAGCCATACGAGATAATCGAGGACTATTCTTCATTCAGTATGGAGATTCATGGAAAAAGTGGAAACCATTTGTGGTCAAATCGGTAGCATCAGTAATGTCAT ATTTAAAAGATTTTATTGAGAACGGAGAGTCTGTTGCATTGGGAGATTACTTACAGTATCGTATGGACCAGGTTGCTTTTCTT AGTTGTATGAACAAAGAATTTCCGTCGAATAGGAGAATGGAATTGCAAAAGCTTGTGTCCGACATAAACGCACCACGATTTAAAAGCAAATTCCCTATATTATTCTTCACACCGTCACTGTCGTATTTCCCCCCATTTTCATG GTTTTTGGCTGATGAAAGCGCCAGCCGATCAAAATTGGTAAAGAGGATAATTGCTCTGATAGAAGAACATCGACTAGAGAAACAGTCTCACATGAAAGACTTGACTTGTTCTTTTTTCGAAG AAAACCCTGAACCCGATCAATACGATTTGGAATCACTTGCTCTCATCTTTATGGACATGATATCAGCCGGTTCAATACCCGTATCAAACCAGTTGATGTGGGTCATTATATTTCTTTTGAAACATCGAGATATGATGGAAGAAGTTCAACAAGAACTTGAAGAAGGCATGAAAGGTTATGGGT CTATATGGGATCTTTACAAATGTCAGGAAAAAGTACCATTATTGAAAGCAGTTATACAGGAAGCTATGAGGTTGCGTCCAATAGCACCAGGCGCTCTGTTCCACAAAACCATTTCTGATACTGTAGTTGGTGGATACAAGATACCAAAAGGTGTTGTCATTTATCCAAATTTGTGGAGTGTTCATCACGACCCAAAGTACTGGGGGCCGGACGTCGAAGCTTTTCGGCCAGACAGGCATTTGGATAAGAACGGGAAATTTGTGAAATCGGATCACGTGATTCCATTCTCAATTGGAGACCGTAAATGCGCGGGAAAACTAATTGCTGAAGCTGATATCTTTGTCTTTTTAGCTACAATTGTACTACG GTATGATGTGTCGTTAGACCCGGCGTATGAAGATGTAGACATGTCTGGCATATCATCATCTATACTGAAGCCTCCCGATTACAAAGTTATTCTCGCTCGTCGTCAAACGAAACAAAAGCTCTGA